The Vespula vulgaris chromosome 4, iyVesVulg1.1, whole genome shotgun sequence genome has a segment encoding these proteins:
- the LOC127063401 gene encoding protein spinster, whose protein sequence is MPSDFRQIRRNEWVTIIILFFINLINYMDRFTVAGMLPEIKDDFKIGYDKSGLLQTAFIVSYMSFAPLFGYLGDRHNRKILMSIGIFLWSMTTFIGSYMKTFEWFLIFRAMVGIGEASYSTIAPTLISDLFIKNVRSKMLALFYFAIPVGSGMGYILGGEMSRATGSWRWGLRITPILGIIAIMLLLCGVREPMRGEREGGIHITNTGWLQDIKALIKNRSFMLSTAGFTCVSFVAGALSWWAPTYLQLGFKLMGNDVNTLNVDYKFGLITMISGLVGVPLGSFLAQKFRVYWSSTDPLICGAGLLISSPLIFFATITADSNATVCFILIFIGQVALNLNWAIVADILLYVVIPTRRSSAEAFQITFAHAFGDAGSPYLVGLLSEALKFVVLPSLSLSGTIVNLNSDIVEFRSLQYALFITIFVEILGALFFFFSALYIEKDKALVELAITATSTTGMIAPINVLNK, encoded by the exons atgccATCAGATTTTAGACAAATTAGACGGAACGAATGGGTCAccataataatattgttctttattaatttaataaattatatggaTCGTTTTACTGTTGCTG GTATGTTACCAGAAATCaaagatgattttaaaattgGTTACGATAAGTCTGGTTTATTACAGACAGCATTTATTGTAAGTTATATGTCATTTGCACCTTTGTTTGGATACCTTGGTGATCGGCATAATCGTAAAATCCTTATGAGTATAGGTATCTTTTTATGGAGTATGACAACATTTATTGGATCTTATATGAAG aCGTTCGAATGGTTTTTAATATTCAGAGCAATGGTTGGTATAGGAGAAGCTAGTTATTCAACAATTGCACCAACATTAATtagtgatttatttattaaaaacgttCGTTCTAAAATGCTTGCATTGTTCTATTTCGCAATACCAGTTGGAAG cggTATGGGTTATATACTTGGAGGAGAAATGTCAAGAGCAACAGGTTCATGGCGGTGGGGTTTGCGTATCACACCTATACTAGGTATAATAGCAATTATGCTATTATTGTGCGGAGTAAGAGAACCTATGAGAGGTGAAAGAGAAGGCGGTATACATATTACTAATACCGGATGGTTACAGGATATAAAagctttaataaaaaa TCGAAGTTTTATGCTTTCTACAGCTGGGTTTACATGTGTATCATTTGTTGCCGGTGCATTATCTTGGTGGGCGCCAACATATTTGCAATTAGGATTTAAATTAATGGGAAATGATGTGAATACACTTaa TGTGGATTATAAATTTGGgttaataacaatgatatctGGCTTAGTAGGAGTACCTTTAGGGTCTTTCTTAGCACAGAAATTCAGAGTATATTGGTCATCTACCGATCCATTGATATGTGGTGCAGGTCTATTAATAAGTTctcctttaatattttttgcaacAATCACCGCTGATTCAAATGCTActgtttgttttatattaatatttattggaCAAGTagcattaaatttaaattggGCTATTGTAGCAGACATATTACTT TATGTAGTAATACCAACTAGAAGATCTTCAGCAGAAGCTTTCCAGATAACATTTGCTCATGCATTTGGAGATGCTGGAAGTCCGTATCTAGTAGGTCTA TTATCGGAAGCTCTCAAATTTGTAGTTCTACCAAGTTTGAGTTTAAGTGGTACTATCGTTAATCTTAACAGTGATATTGTAGAATTTCGTAGTTTACAATATGCACTGTTCATAACTATTTTTGTGGAAATCCTTGGagctttgttcttctttttctcagcattatacatagaaaaagacaaagcaTTAGTTGAACTTGCTATCACAG cTACCAGTACTACAGGCATGATCGCACCTATCAATGTATTAAACAAGTAG
- the LOC127063400 gene encoding diuretic hormone receptor-like isoform X2: MASWLSSNGDEPMDRNYVRNVLNYINDLKESFSEEEFKCLERKHQDLQARLEERHQHQAINGGIEEGGATEGQEGCEVSWDSLLCWPYTSPGTLAILPCFEELNGIRYDNTQNASRWCWLNGTWDSYSNYSSCRDIRPLNIEADVEITTKIYFIGYSLSLCTLAIAVSIFLYFKELRCLRNNIHINLMFTYILADLMWILTTAMQVSMQTDIPTCVTFFSLLHYFQLTNFFWMFVEGLYLYLLVVRTFTGDNIQLKMCLVIGWGVPILIIAIWGIAKSLVTQGNQNVALWKHCPWMTPHSYDWIYQASVITVLAVNVIFLFLIMWVLITKLWSANNAETQQYRKASKALLVLIPLLGVTYVLVLAGPTEGQAANAFSYTRAVLLSSQGLLVTLFYCFLNTEVQNTLRHHFARWTTSRDLGNSRRLYGQPSNPYRKRESTVSETTTTTVIGPNSTTTFLDKSKKAISEDSNE; this comes from the exons atggcTAGCTGGCTATCATCGAACGGCGACGAACCTATGGATCGTAATTACGTGCGAAACGTTTTGAACTACATTAACGACTTGAAGGAGTCCTTCTCTGAGGAGGAATTCAAGTGCCTCGAACGAAAGCATCAAGACCTACAAGCTCGGTTAGAAGAACGACACCAGCATCAAGCCATCAATGGTGGAATTGAGGAAGGAGGAGCTACGGAGGGTCAAGAGGGTTGCGAAGTTAGTTGGGACTCTTTACTCTGTTGGCCATACACGTCACCAGGAACTCTCGCCATATTACCTTGCTTCGAAGAACTCAATGGCATACGCTACGACAATACTC AAAACGCAAGTCGATGGTGTTGGCTAAATGGTACATGGGATAGTTATTCAAACTATTCTTCGTGCCGTGACATTCGACCGTTGAACATTGAAGCTGATGTAGAAATTacgacaaaaatatatttcattggaTATAGCTTGTCCCTTTGTACTCTGGCGATAGCCGTctccatatttttatattttaa GGAACTGAGATGTCTAAGgaacaatatacatataaatttaatgttcACGTACATTCTGGCTGACCTCATGTGGATATTAACTACTGCAATGCAG gTCTCTATGCAAACAGACATACCAACTTGCGTcacgttcttctctcttcttcattattttcaattgaCCAATTTCTTCTGGATGTTCGTCGAAG GATTGTATCTCTATTTGTTAGTTGTAAGAACTTTTACGGGAGATAATATTCAACTAAAGATGTGTCTTGTCATAGGTTGGG GTGTTCCAATTCTCATCATAGCTATTTGGGGCATCGCCAAGTCTCTTGTCACTCAAGGAAATCAG AATGTCGCACTTTGGAAGCATTGTCCATGGATGACACCACATTCCTACGATTGGATTTATCAAGCATCTGTCATTACAGTTCTTGCCGTGAATGTGATTTTCTTGTTCTTGATCATGTGG GTACTGATCACTAAGTTATGGTCTGCAAACAATGCAGAAACGCAACAGTATAGAAAAGCTAGCAAAGCTCTGTTGGTGCTGATACCACTTCTTGGAGTGACATACGTTCTGGTTCTCGCTGGACCAACGGAAGGTCAAGCAGCTAATGCATTTTCTTACACCCGTGCTGTGTTACTTTCTTCTCAG GGTTTGCTGGTGACGCTATTCTATTGTTTTCTCAATACCGAGGTGCAGAATACGCTGAGACATCACTTTGCAAGGTGGACGACGTCGCGTGATCTTGGCAATAGTCGAAG GCTATACGGCCAACCTTCAAATCCATATCGTAAAAGGGAATCTACGGTAAGTGAAACGACGACCACAACGGTGATAGGTCCGAATTCAACAACAACGTTTCTGGACAAATCTAAGAAAGCCATTTCAGAAGACTCAAATGAATAA
- the LOC127063400 gene encoding diuretic hormone receptor-like isoform X1, whose protein sequence is MASWLSSNGDEPMDRNYVRNVLNYINDLKESFSEEEFKCLERKHQDLQARLEERHQHQAINGGIEEGGATEGQEGCEVSWDSLLCWPYTSPGTLAILPCFEELNGIRYDNTQNASRWCWLNGTWDSYSNYSSCRDIRPLNIEADVEITTKIYFIGYSLSLCTLAIAVSIFLYFKELRCLRNNIHINLMFTYILADLMWILTTAMQVSMQTDIPTCVTFFSLLHYFQLTNFFWMFVEGLYLYLLVVRTFTGDNIQLKMCLVIGWGVPILIIAIWGIAKSLVTQGNQNVALWKHCPWMTPHSYDWIYQASVITVLAVNVIFLFLIMWVLITKLWSANNAETQQYRKASKALLVLIPLLGVTYVLVLAGPTEGQAANAFSYTRAVLLSSQGLLVTLFYCFLNTEVQNTLRHHFARWTTSRDLGNSRRYYKNWSPRSRTESIRLYGQPSNPYRKRESTVSETTTTTVIGPNSTTTFLDKSKKAISEDSNE, encoded by the exons atggcTAGCTGGCTATCATCGAACGGCGACGAACCTATGGATCGTAATTACGTGCGAAACGTTTTGAACTACATTAACGACTTGAAGGAGTCCTTCTCTGAGGAGGAATTCAAGTGCCTCGAACGAAAGCATCAAGACCTACAAGCTCGGTTAGAAGAACGACACCAGCATCAAGCCATCAATGGTGGAATTGAGGAAGGAGGAGCTACGGAGGGTCAAGAGGGTTGCGAAGTTAGTTGGGACTCTTTACTCTGTTGGCCATACACGTCACCAGGAACTCTCGCCATATTACCTTGCTTCGAAGAACTCAATGGCATACGCTACGACAATACTC AAAACGCAAGTCGATGGTGTTGGCTAAATGGTACATGGGATAGTTATTCAAACTATTCTTCGTGCCGTGACATTCGACCGTTGAACATTGAAGCTGATGTAGAAATTacgacaaaaatatatttcattggaTATAGCTTGTCCCTTTGTACTCTGGCGATAGCCGTctccatatttttatattttaa GGAACTGAGATGTCTAAGgaacaatatacatataaatttaatgttcACGTACATTCTGGCTGACCTCATGTGGATATTAACTACTGCAATGCAG gTCTCTATGCAAACAGACATACCAACTTGCGTcacgttcttctctcttcttcattattttcaattgaCCAATTTCTTCTGGATGTTCGTCGAAG GATTGTATCTCTATTTGTTAGTTGTAAGAACTTTTACGGGAGATAATATTCAACTAAAGATGTGTCTTGTCATAGGTTGGG GTGTTCCAATTCTCATCATAGCTATTTGGGGCATCGCCAAGTCTCTTGTCACTCAAGGAAATCAG AATGTCGCACTTTGGAAGCATTGTCCATGGATGACACCACATTCCTACGATTGGATTTATCAAGCATCTGTCATTACAGTTCTTGCCGTGAATGTGATTTTCTTGTTCTTGATCATGTGG GTACTGATCACTAAGTTATGGTCTGCAAACAATGCAGAAACGCAACAGTATAGAAAAGCTAGCAAAGCTCTGTTGGTGCTGATACCACTTCTTGGAGTGACATACGTTCTGGTTCTCGCTGGACCAACGGAAGGTCAAGCAGCTAATGCATTTTCTTACACCCGTGCTGTGTTACTTTCTTCTCAG GGTTTGCTGGTGACGCTATTCTATTGTTTTCTCAATACCGAGGTGCAGAATACGCTGAGACATCACTTTGCAAGGTGGACGACGTCGCGTGATCTTGGCAATAGTCGAAGGTATTACAAGAATTGGTCTCCGCGCTCAAGAACAGAAAGCATAAG GCTATACGGCCAACCTTCAAATCCATATCGTAAAAGGGAATCTACGGTAAGTGAAACGACGACCACAACGGTGATAGGTCCGAATTCAACAACAACGTTTCTGGACAAATCTAAGAAAGCCATTTCAGAAGACTCAAATGAATAA